A genomic window from Salvia splendens isolate huo1 chromosome 11, SspV2, whole genome shotgun sequence includes:
- the LOC121753787 gene encoding protein GET4-like isoform X1, whose amino-acid sequence MSRERARRVSLAPSDETIEKIKKVAEEGNFYGAQQMYKSFGCRYASAYRYLEALDIFHSGACLQLANGQVTCGAELAVCFVEHLVKGNIPYGDDTLDRIRQIYKKFPRISVPQNLDLGDDVDMQQLAETLGAAKTRAEGCSTFLRAAIKWSTEFGGPRNGSPEIHDMLADYLYTESPELDMSRVTYHFVRGRNPKKFASTLVNFMGKCYPGEDDLAVARAVLMYLAQGNLRDAIVLMDEIKKQEQSQGVNIPQSDLMQFTSFLLETLQRDALPLFNMLLDRYRQSISRERLFNELLDEIAEKFYGVQRRNSMPGGMFGEIFKMMAGE is encoded by the exons ATGTCACGCGAAAGGGCCAGGCGTGTCTCACTTGCACCATCTGACGAG ACAATTGAGAAGATTAAGAAAGTTGCAGAGGAAGGAAACTTCTATGGCGCTCAGCAAATGTATAAGTCTTTTGGTTGTAG GTATGCTTCAGCCTACAGGTACTTAGAAGCCTTGGATATTTTTCACTCAGGTGCTTGCTTACAATTAGCTAATGGACAG GTTACATGCGGTGCTGAGCTTGCCGTCTGTTTTGTGGAACATCTTGTTAAAGGAAACATCCCTTATGGAGATGACACTCTTG ATCGTATCAGGCAAATTTACAAGAAGTTTCCACGAATATCCGTACCACAAAATTTGGATCTGGGAGATGATGTTGATATGCAGCAACTTGCTGAAACTCTAGGAGCTGCAAAAACACGTGCTGAGGGTTGTTCAACATTCTTAAGAGCTGCTATCAA GTGGTCTACAGAATTTGGAGGGCCAAGGAACGGATCTCCTGAAATTCATGACATGCTAGCTGATTACCTATATACTGAGTCTCCTGAGTTG GATATGTCCAGAGTGACGTATCATTTTGTTCGAGGGAGGAACCCGAAGAAGTTTGCTTCAACTCTAGTCAATTTCATGGGCAAG TGTTATCCAGGTGAAGACGATCTTGCTGTTGCACGTGCAGTTCTGAT GTACTTAGCTCAAGGTAATCTCAGAGATGCTATCGTCCTTATGGATGAAATTAAGAAACAAGAGCAATCTCAAGGAGTAAATATACCTCAGTCCGACCTAATGCAGTTCACCAGTTTTCTTCTAGAAAC GTTGCAGAGAGATGCTTTGCCTCTTTTCAATATGTTGCTTGACCGTTACAGGCAAAGTATAAGCAGGGAACGTCTCTTTAATGAA TTGCTTGATGAAATTGCGGAGAAGTTTTATGGAGTACAACGTAGAAATTCCATGCCAGGAGGAATGTTTGGGGAAATTTTCAAG ATGATGGCAGGAGAATAG
- the LOC121753787 gene encoding protein GET4-like isoform X2, with protein MYKSFGCRYASAYRYLEALDIFHSGACLQLANGQVTCGAELAVCFVEHLVKGNIPYGDDTLDRIRQIYKKFPRISVPQNLDLGDDVDMQQLAETLGAAKTRAEGCSTFLRAAIKWSTEFGGPRNGSPEIHDMLADYLYTESPELDMSRVTYHFVRGRNPKKFASTLVNFMGKCYPGEDDLAVARAVLMYLAQGNLRDAIVLMDEIKKQEQSQGVNIPQSDLMQFTSFLLETLQRDALPLFNMLLDRYRQSISRERLFNELLDEIAEKFYGVQRRNSMPGGMFGEIFKMMAGE; from the exons ATGTATAAGTCTTTTGGTTGTAG GTATGCTTCAGCCTACAGGTACTTAGAAGCCTTGGATATTTTTCACTCAGGTGCTTGCTTACAATTAGCTAATGGACAG GTTACATGCGGTGCTGAGCTTGCCGTCTGTTTTGTGGAACATCTTGTTAAAGGAAACATCCCTTATGGAGATGACACTCTTG ATCGTATCAGGCAAATTTACAAGAAGTTTCCACGAATATCCGTACCACAAAATTTGGATCTGGGAGATGATGTTGATATGCAGCAACTTGCTGAAACTCTAGGAGCTGCAAAAACACGTGCTGAGGGTTGTTCAACATTCTTAAGAGCTGCTATCAA GTGGTCTACAGAATTTGGAGGGCCAAGGAACGGATCTCCTGAAATTCATGACATGCTAGCTGATTACCTATATACTGAGTCTCCTGAGTTG GATATGTCCAGAGTGACGTATCATTTTGTTCGAGGGAGGAACCCGAAGAAGTTTGCTTCAACTCTAGTCAATTTCATGGGCAAG TGTTATCCAGGTGAAGACGATCTTGCTGTTGCACGTGCAGTTCTGAT GTACTTAGCTCAAGGTAATCTCAGAGATGCTATCGTCCTTATGGATGAAATTAAGAAACAAGAGCAATCTCAAGGAGTAAATATACCTCAGTCCGACCTAATGCAGTTCACCAGTTTTCTTCTAGAAAC GTTGCAGAGAGATGCTTTGCCTCTTTTCAATATGTTGCTTGACCGTTACAGGCAAAGTATAAGCAGGGAACGTCTCTTTAATGAA TTGCTTGATGAAATTGCGGAGAAGTTTTATGGAGTACAACGTAGAAATTCCATGCCAGGAGGAATGTTTGGGGAAATTTTCAAG ATGATGGCAGGAGAATAG